In Candidatus Neptunochlamydia vexilliferae, a single window of DNA contains:
- the floA gene encoding flotillin-like protein FloA (flotillin-like protein involved in membrane lipid rafts) has product MEETSLGIYALIILLGIVGLIFIIVLGKYIKLWFQAFVSGTPISLFNIIGMSLRKIPPQVIVNARINSYKAGLKGITVSDLETHYLAGGRVLEVVRAMIAAEKANIPLDWRQATAIDLAGRDILDAVRTSVNPKVIDCPSPDLSMSITAVAKNGVQLLCRARVTVRTNIRQLVGGATEETVIARVGEGIVNAIGASDTHADVLESPQLITQLVLEKGLDAQTAFEILSIDIADISVGKNIGAELKIHQADCDKQVAQAKAEERRAMAVAEEQENRAKVVLAEAEIPQAMAEAFRSGNLGILDYYKMKNVQADTKMRNALSDYDDEDKGSGRKR; this is encoded by the coding sequence ATGGAAGAAACATCACTTGGAATTTATGCCCTCATCATCCTACTTGGGATCGTTGGGCTCATTTTTATCATCGTCTTAGGAAAATATATCAAACTCTGGTTTCAAGCCTTTGTCTCAGGAACCCCGATTTCCCTTTTTAACATCATTGGGATGAGCCTGAGGAAAATCCCTCCACAGGTGATCGTCAATGCCCGCATTAACTCCTACAAGGCGGGACTGAAAGGCATCACCGTCTCAGATCTAGAGACCCATTATCTAGCGGGAGGAAGGGTTTTAGAAGTCGTCCGCGCGATGATCGCTGCTGAGAAGGCGAACATCCCCCTCGATTGGCGCCAAGCAACGGCAATTGATCTTGCAGGCCGCGACATCTTAGATGCGGTTCGCACCTCGGTCAACCCAAAGGTGATCGACTGTCCTAGCCCCGATCTTAGTATGTCAATCACAGCGGTTGCAAAAAATGGGGTGCAGCTTCTTTGCCGTGCTCGGGTCACGGTCCGCACCAATATCCGCCAACTTGTTGGAGGAGCGACCGAGGAGACAGTCATCGCTCGTGTCGGGGAGGGAATCGTCAATGCGATTGGAGCCTCTGACACCCATGCGGATGTTTTGGAATCTCCCCAGCTCATCACCCAGCTTGTCCTTGAAAAAGGGCTCGATGCTCAAACCGCCTTCGAGATTCTTTCAATCGACATTGCTGACATCAGCGTCGGAAAAAACATTGGAGCAGAACTGAAAATTCATCAAGCCGACTGTGATAAGCAAGTCGCGCAGGCCAAAGCCGAAGAACGGCGAGCAATGGCTGTTGCCGAAGAGCAGGAAAACCGAGCCAAAGTGGTCCTTGCCGAAGCAGAAATTCCCCAAGCAATGGCCGAAGCTTTTCGCTCTGGGAACCTGGGCATTTTGGACTACTACAAGATGAAAAATGTCCAAGCCGACACCAAGATGCGGAACGCCCTTTCTGACTACGACGATGAGGACAAAGGTAGTGGAAGAAAACGGTAA